The genomic region CACCATGGTTGCTGGTTATGCACAGAATGGGTATGTTGATGAGGCAATGGAGTTGTTTCAGAAAATGCCGGAGAGAAATACAGTTtcgtggaatgcaatgattgctggatatgcacagaaTGGGAAATTTGAAGAGTCTCTGAAGCTCTTTCGACAAATGCAGCTGACTGGTTTGAAGCTAAACTCAATTACCTTTGCCAGCGTTCTTCCTGCATGTTCCAACTTGACAGCTTTTGAAGATGGCAAGCAGGTGCATGGAGGAATAATAAGGGATGGATATAAGACAGACAGCTTTGTGAGCAGTGCGCTTGTAGACTTCTATGCCAAATGTGGATGCATAAAGGAAGCACACAAAGTCTTTGACAAAATGACTGAACgagatgttgtctcatggactgcaatgattgtggGATATGCTATGCATGGATGTGTTAATATGTCCCTTCAACTTTTTGAACAAATGCAACAGTCCAGGACAAAGCCGAACCATGTTACATTCATTGGACTTCTCTCTGCCTGCTGCCATACAGGCCTGGTGCAGCAGGGCTGGAAATACTTTTGCAGCATGAGTCAAGACTATCATATAAAACCTACATTGGACCACTACTGCTGTATGGTTGATCTACTTGGTCGTGCAGGGCACCTTGATGAGGCCCTAAAGCTTATCAACCAGATGGTAATAGAACCAACTGCTGCAATTTGGGTATCTTTCCTCTCTTCCTGTAGAATCCATGCCAATATAGAGTTTGCAGAACATGCAGCGGAACGCCTTTATGCCTTGAATCCTAAAATTCGTTCCCAATATGTGCTGCTATCGAACATTTATGGTGCAGCTGGAAGATGGGTTGAAAACCAGAAACTGAGAAATCTAATGAAAGACAGAGGAGTAGAAAGGACTCCTGGATGCAGCTGGATAGATGTTAATAATGCTGCGCATGCATTCTATGCTGGAGACAGGTTATATCCAGAAATAGAGAAGATCTGTGAATAAATAGACACATGATCTAGAAAAATCAAGGAGGTAGGATAACCAACCCAAACTTTTTCCCATATTGACCAGAAGGAACAATTTTTCTATGTTCACATAGTGAGAAACTTACCTTTGGATTTGGGATTTTCAGTACACGCCCTTGGACACTTGATTGAATTCTCAAAAGACGTTGGAGTACGTGATTACTGCCTTTCTGTTGTCGTGTTCATCTCCAAAATTCTCAGGAGATGTGATGAGAAGTGCTACCTATTTTGATTCACATAAAGGTGGATGTGGGGATTATTGTTGACGGTGAGTAAGCACTTATTTTGATTCACTTAAAGGTGGGTGTGGAAATTATTGTTGATGGTGAGTGAGCACCTATTTTGATTCACATAAAGGTGGATGCGGGGATTATTGTTAATGCTGAGTATCACAATCAGTACACACAGTCTCGATTGACAATGAAGTAAATATCATTCACCTAGATATGATCAATTGCTGGATGCTTTTCTTCGTTTTGCATGGGCATAGACTGGTAATGTCATTGAATATAAGTGGTTTTCTACGCTACAGCAATAGAGCAGGCATAACGGGATATAAAACCACCTAAAGGAAGCTTGGAAGCTAAGCGCATATGTTGGCCATAAGATATTTGAATTTGTTGATTCAAACGAAGGGCTCTTAATTCTGAGATAATTTATATCTTCATGTATATTATTGTCATTGGCATAACAAACAAAGCATGTTGGTGTTTGATGAATGATGTTGACAGTATTTTATGCAAATGCCTGAGATCTTTCTGGTCTCAAAATTTTCTGGTCCCATAATTTTACGCTTCTCCATGCCATAAATCGTGTGATATGCATTAATCTTTGATAACTAAGCCTTTGGCTTTTGACGCACAATGAATTTGGATTCTTCTGATTGTTCAAGATGTTTTAGAAACATTGAGTTGATAGTATCATGTTAATGCCACTAATAAATGTAAGTGTAACCAATGGTTACACACAGTCCTCTACATGTAACCATTATTGAGGAATGAAAATGCATGGATGGATGGCTAATGATTGGATATGGTTTCACTGGAGATTTGGTTCCTCTCCCTGCATAGGTGTTTCTcaatatacttttttttttaacaatgcGTTTTTCAATatacttgcaataaaatatctccTCATTTTGTTTAAAATTATGTTTCTAATCCTTTTGTGGTGCACTCAAGGATAGGGGGTTAAATCAATGTCAGCCCTGTTCTTGCAGTCCACACCTCCACACACATCCACAAGATTTCAACTTCTTAACTTCAATTTCCAACCCACATAGAAATTTCATAAACTCAAACTAAACACATGCAACTTCACaggtcaaatttaattaaaattttgaaaatgtacATTAATCAATAATCTAGATACTAATTTTTAATCTGCGCAAGGAACTAGAGACTGAACAATAATCTACATCGCAAGACTTCACAAGAAACCTCTCAGACTTTACAAGAAACCTCTCTATACCCGAACTTCAGATTTTCCCTCAACAATAGATTGATATATGGTCACATAAAAGATAGGAACCTAGCATTGGACGTTGGAGTTTGTTATTCAGATACTAGCATGCCGCGCAAACATTGTCGTTAACAACAAAAAGTTTCAAAATGCACAATTCCAATCTAATATCAGTCAAACTTGTTAAAATGGCCACACCAATATCTCAGAGTACAAacattaaaaagaaaagaatattTGTTAGGACTGTTAGGGGATTGCCTCAGTTAAACGGTTGTATTAGTATTTCTATCTCTATGGAGAAGCAAAATAAAGAAATATAACAAAACCTATGTGTACTCTTATCCCATGTGTTTGAAGaataaa from Cryptomeria japonica chromosome 3, Sugi_1.0, whole genome shotgun sequence harbors:
- the LOC131034812 gene encoding pentatricopeptide repeat-containing protein At4g02750, producing MASWFTKIVVFPIPSSRANFLKTKCGFEPYHSAHQFANGNYYSYSNSEKNQGKVTELLNYKADYYSYASVLQDAINIKSLSQGKLVHAHIVQSGFKADVYLQTKLLILHTSCGTLYDARRFFDGMPERNVVTWTTMVAAYAQIGYLEEAAKLFDKMPERNVVSWNTMISGYAKSGQLEHARNLFQEMPEKNLISWNAIIGGCVQNGLFCEAVDFFRGMLIAEVKPNSVTYTCLLPAFSQLENLPYGKEIHGAILRSGFQSDVQEGTALINMYAKCGSLDDACKVFDKMPKINLITWNALMGGYVHNGVLEEARKLFEEMPQQDIVAWSTMVAGYAQNGYVDEAMELFQKMPERNTVSWNAMIAGYAQNGKFEESLKLFRQMQLTGLKLNSITFASVLPACSNLTAFEDGKQVHGGIIRDGYKTDSFVSSALVDFYAKCGCIKEAHKVFDKMTERDVVSWTAMIVGYAMHGCVNMSLQLFEQMQQSRTKPNHVTFIGLLSACCHTGLVQQGWKYFCSMSQDYHIKPTLDHYCCMVDLLGRAGHLDEALKLINQMVIEPTAAIWVSFLSSCRIHANIEFAEHAAERLYALNPKIRSQYVLLSNIYGAAGRWVENQKLRNLMKDRGVERTPGCSWIDVNNAAHAFYAGDRLYPEIEKICE